Proteins from one Ranitomeya variabilis isolate aRanVar5 chromosome 1, aRanVar5.hap1, whole genome shotgun sequence genomic window:
- the LOC143787446 gene encoding lamina-associated polypeptide 2, isoforms alpha/zeta-like produces the protein MSNMRTMIREEVQASVSGLMTPQPSQPDKKRMRDSDSSSEGALSDSELENEEFKDPPGRGKKYLFSSADTDELLGAVRHTMQIEEPPASCSIQDEMFGGLRAQTSKVFPVNAHIRGMILEEWEEAEKRLIIPKDFKLRLPFDPAEVKDWEDVPKIDVPLARVSKRTAIPFEDSSNLKEAMDRKADSLLKRAWESSAAVMRANIAATSVARSMHLWVDDLADQLSSKTPRETILKSLPLLKMGTDFLADASAETVRFTARNQSLSNAARRAIWLKNWSGDVHSKNKLCAIPFSGGRVFGPVLDDILEKASDDKKGFPEDKRKKFQPFRRPRYNQKSDYRGKGKQGRWSYPKGGESRTKNKESTFSGSTPSYHRK, from the exons atgtctaacatgcgGACTATGATCAGGGAGGAGGTACAGGCATCAGTCTCGGGCTTAATGACCCCTCAACCCTCACAGCCAGATAAGAAGAGAATGAGGGATTCGGACTCTTCATCTGAAGGGGCCTTGTCCGATTCAGAGCTGGAGAACGAGGAGTTTAAAGACCCTCCCGGCAG GGggaaaaaatacttattttcctctgcgGACACCGACGAGCTCCTGGGCGCAGTAAGGCACACCATGCAAATTGAAGAGCCGCCAGCCTCTTGTTCAATccaagatgaaatgtttggcggattacgagcccagacctcaaaagtcttccccgtcaacgcTCATATTCGTGGAATGATTCTGGAGGAATGGGAGGAGGCGGAAAAACGCCTAATCATTCCTAAAGACTTTAAGCTACGCCTCCCTTTTGATCCAGCGGAGGTCAAAGACTGGGAGGATGTCCCTAAAATAGACGTTCCCTTAGCCAGAGTCTCCAAAAGAACTGCAATACCCTTTGAGGACTCATCTAATTTAAAGGAGGCTATGGATAGGAAGGCAGACAGTCTCCTAAAACGAGCCTGGGAGAGCTCAGCAGCTGTAATGCGTGCGAACATAGCAGCAACTTCAGTAGCACGGTCTATGCACCTATGGGTGGACGACCTAGCGGACCAGCTTTCCTCTAAAACCCCTAGAGAAACAATATTAAAATCCCTTCCCCTCCTTAAAATGGGTACAGATTTCTTAGCAGATGCGTCGGCGGAAACAGTAAGGTTTACGGCTAGGAATCAATCCCTATCaaacgcggccagaagagccatctggctcAAGAACTGGTCCGGGGACGTTcattccaaaaataagctctgcgcCATACCATTTTCAGGGGGAAGAGTATTCGGTCCGGTactagatgacatcttagagaaagcgtcagatgataaaaaggggttcccagaggacaaacgTAAAaaatttcagccctttcggagaccaCGTTATAATCAAAAAAGTGATTATAGGGGGAAAGGGAAACAAGGCAGGTGGAGTTACCCAAAGGGCGGAGAATCCAGAACCAAGAATAAGGAATCCACCTTTTCAGGTTCAACACCGagctaccatagaaaatga